A single Pan paniscus chromosome 21, NHGRI_mPanPan1-v2.0_pri, whole genome shotgun sequence DNA region contains:
- the FAM110A gene encoding protein FAM110A isoform X2 — MPVDTLSPGAPSAPALPCRLRTKVPGYLLRRPADGGVRKPSAVERLEADKAKYVKSLHVANTRQEPVQPLLSKQPLFSPETRRTVLTPSRRALPGPCRRPQLDLDILSSLINLCDSPVSPAEASRTPGRAEGAGRPPPATPPRPPPSTSAVRRVDVRPLPASPARPCPSPGPAAASSPARPPGLQRSKSDLSERFSRAAADLERFFNFCGLDPEEARGLGVAHLARASSDIVSLAGPSAGPGSSEGGCSRRSSVTVEERARERVPYGVSVVERNARVIKWLYGLRQARESPAAEG, encoded by the coding sequence ATGCCTGTGGACACGCTGAGCCCCGGAGCCCCGTCCGCCCCCGCCCTACCTTGCCGCCTGCGGACCAAGGTCCCTGGCTACCTGCTCCGGAGGCCGGCAGATGGTGGAGTCCGGAAACCGAGCGCCGTGGAGCGCCTGGAGGCCGACAAGGCCAAGTACGTCAAGAGCCTGCATGTGGCCAACACCCGCCAGGAACCTGTGCAGCCCCTGCTGTCCAAACAGCCACTCTTTAGCCCTGAGACTCGCCGCACAGTGCTCACGCCCAGCCGCCGAGCCCTGCCTGGCCCCTGCCGACGGCCCCAGCTGGACCTGGACATCCTCAGCAGCCTCATCAACTTGTGTGATAGTCCCGTGTCCCCTGCCGAGGCCAGCCGCACTCCTGGACGGGCAGAGGGAGCCGGCCGTCCTCCCCCAGCCACCCCTCCACGACCGCCGCCCAGTACCTCTGCGGTCCGCCGAGTGGACGTCCGCCCCCTGCCCGCCTCGCCTGCCCGGCCCTGCCCATCACCCGGCCCTGCCGCCGCCTCCAGCCCAGCCCGGCCGCCGGGTTTGCAACGCTCTAAGTCGGACTTGAGCGAGCGCTTTTCTAGGGCAGCCGCTGATCTTGAGCGCTTTTTTAACTTCTGCGGCCTGGACCCGGAGGAGGCGAGAGGGTTGGGTGTGGCCCACCTGGCACGGGCCAGCTCGGATATCGTGTCCCTGGCAGGGCCCAGTGCCGGGCCGGGCAGCTCTGAAGGGGGCTGCTCCCGCCGCAGCTCGGTTACTGTTGAGGAGCGGGCCCGGGAGCGCGTTCCCTATGGCGTGTCGGTGGTGGAGCGCAATGCCCGCGTGATCAAGTGGCTGTATGGGTTAAGGCAGGCTCGGGAGAGCCCAGCAGCTGAAGGCTAG